Proteins co-encoded in one Aspergillus fumigatus Af293 chromosome 6, whole genome shotgun sequence genomic window:
- a CDS encoding non-specific serine/threonine protein kinase — protein MPPARTRAEVQSQKQKEKLAKSYHELLEEFSSKDLRTVGNYTLGRLIGKGSFGKVYLASHKLTNGSKVVLKSSPREDTNLPREIHHHRQFLHPHIARLYEVIVTEKLVWLVLEYCPGDELYNYLLRHGPLPVDKVKKIFTQLVGAVAYVHSRSCVHRDLKLENILLDKHENVKLCDFGFTREYEGKASYLQTFCGTICYSAPEMLKGEKYAGEKVDVWSLGIILYALLAGELPFDEDDDQVTKKKILTEEPVFNDKFPDDAKALINLLLSKRPLIRPSLADILAHPFLAEHAPEQQAILKIARPAPFSTPLERTTLQRMKSAGVNVDEVMESVLAQRCDPLAGWWALLIEKEQRKEVRRERKRREREAEAKNLRRLSAASSRLEKISAALLEVDEEGHASPSTLLQERGRRDRRSLPSQLAVPELPMLPEPVPVQPLDLTTPVPPPPPPPTDKDSVRSGSSTRRRPVPPPKDNTRRRSTLHASASQPELAQHNGILRRRTGRRQYPIISQLASLKHWLMESAKRAKSPHPKSAGGGHRKFFSDRLSPGKGQEVGKKPAPTSPNIPPAGDLATPTQIKRASNASSLAPSSASYSNHRHSYPRQPRPLSTGYPSHRNSLSPSPITPRGSYRRSSTGLRGRKSTSSSVSSIRSIHHTHTHSKASSVSSNSIGSASTPTARPSRSPHSSIKVLPTTPSASARFPSNIRLVRNAGNGFRDTHDANGRMQSVFNEAAPAPLLYSPSSSLVFARRKKSAFRGPMLHTAHLMASGGMAATEFPHDNAAMDSAHGASKARPATRKSQIIEEEEDMAEEDIEEVDTFSGPDEDPGSPVDAIIKPEEKSKPFDCSNDSAAKCQKPSLAPAPDIDTSPLRPPRSSSLKASKAVIADAPALRDEDGKTVVVTSTNAVVP, from the exons CTCGCCAAATCATACCATGAGTTATTGGA GGAGTTCTCGTCGAAGGACCTTCGAACCGTTGGTAACTACACCCTTGGAAGGCTGATTGGGAAAGGCTCCTTTGGCAAGGTTTATCTTGCTTCCCACAAGCTCACCAATGGTTCCAAG GTTGTGCTCAAGTCCTCCCCAAGGGAGGATACGAATCTCCCTCGCGAGATTCATCACCATCGCCAGTTCCTCCACCCGCATATCGCCCGTCTCTATGAGGTTATAGTGACAGAAAAGCTGGTCTGGCTTGTACTCGAATACTGTCCAG GTGATGAACTCTACAACtaccttctccgccatggtCCCCTCCCAGTCGACAAAGTCAAGAAGATATTCACACAGCTAGTGGGCGCAGTCGCATATGTACATAGCAGGTCATGCGTCCATCGCGATCTCAAGTTGGAGAACATCCTCCTGGATAAGCATGAGAACGTCAAGCTCTGTGATTTCGGCTTTACGCGAGAGTACGAGGGCAAGGCAAGCTACCTACAGACTTTCTGTGGTACAATATGCTATAGTGCACCCGAGATGCTCAAGGGCGAGAAGTATGCCGGAGAGAAGGTGGACGTATGGAGTCTAGGCATCATACTCTATGCACTTCTCGCTGGGGAGCTGCCgttcgacgaagacgacgatcaAGTCACCAAGAAGAAAATTCTTACCGAAGAGCCAGTTTTCAATGATAAATTCCCCGACGATGCCAAGGCCCTCATCAACCTACTCCTCTCCAAACGGCCTCTCATCCGACCGAGCTTAGCCGATATACTGGCTCATCCATTTCTCGCAGAGCATGCTCCGGAGCAGCAAGCAATTCTTAAGATtgctcgtccagcgcctTTCTCAACGCCCTTGGAAAGgactaccctccagcggaTGAAAAGTGCTGGAGTCAATGTCGACGAGGTCATGGAGAGCGTCCTGGCTCAACGATGCGATCCGCTCGCCGGCTGGTGGGCTCTCCTAATTGAGAAAGAGCAGCGGAAGGAGGTTCGGAGGGAACGCAAGCGACGGGAACGAGAGGCCGAGGCGAAGAACTTGCGACGACTCAGCGCCGCCAGTAGCCgtttggagaagatctccgCCGCACTCCTTGAAGTGGATGAGGAAGGACATGCGTCTCCGAGCACATTGCTTCAggaacgaggaagaagggacAGGCGCAGTCTTCCCTCTCAGCTCGCTGTCCCGGAGTTGCCAATGCTACCCGAGCCGGTTCCTGTGCAGCCCCTGGACTTGACCACCCCGGtgccaccaccgcctcctccacctaCTGACAAGGACTCGGTCCGATCTGGCAGCTCAACAAGACGTCGGCCAGTACCTCCCCCAAAAGACAATACGCGACGGCGAAGCACCCTGCATGCTAGTGCGTCGCAGCCGGAGTTGGCACAGCATAATGGTATCCTCAGGCGTCGAACTGGACGCCGTCAGTACCCCATCATCAGTCAGCTCGCATCGCTGAAACATTGGCTAATGGAATCTGCTAAGAGGGCAAAGTCTCCTCATCCTAAATCGGCGGGGGGAGGGCATCGCAAGTTCTTCTCCGACAGACTGAGCCCAGggaaaggacaagaagtTGGGAAGAAACCAGCGCCAACCTCACCTAATATCCCCCCTGCAGGCGATCTGGCGACTCCAACGCAAATCAAGCGCGCATCCAACGCCAGTAGCCTTGCGCCAAGCAGCGCCTCCTACTCCAACCATCGTCATTCATATCCGCGACAGCCCCGGCCGCTGAGTACTGGCTATCCGAGCCATCGCAATTCTCTATCTCCGTCTCCAATCACGCCAAGGGGCTCGTACAGACGATCCTCCACGGGGCTACGAGGTCGCAAATCCACCTCGTCCTCTGTATCCTCCATACGAAGCATTCATCATACGCACACTCACTCCAAGGCGTCTTCTGTTTCCTCAAACAGCATTGGATCCGCATCGACCCCGACGGCTCGGCCTTCGAGATCCCCACATTCGTCGATCAAAGTTCTCCCTACGACACCCAGTGCCTCCGCACGCTTTCCGAGTAACATTCGCCTCGTACGGAATGCAGGCAATGGATTCCGTGATACCCACGATGCGAACGGAAGGATGCAATCTGTTTTCAACGAGGCAGCGCCCGCGCCGTTACTATACTCGCCCTCAAGCAGCCTTGTGTTTGCCAGGCGCAAAAAATCTGCCTTCAGAGGTCCTATGTTACACACAGCGCATCTCATGGCCTCTGGTGGCATGGCTGCAACGGAGTTCCCACACGACAATGCTGCGATGGATTCGGCCCACGGTGCAAGCAAGGCTCGGCCTGCAACGCGGAAAAGTCAAATTatcgaagaagaggaggatatggcagaggaagatattgaggAAGTAGATACTTTTTCCGGTCCAGATGAGGATCCAGGCTCGCCAGTGGACGCTATCATCAAGCCCGAGGAAAAGAGTAAGCCTTTTGACTGTTCAAATGATTCAGCGGCCAAGTGTCAAAAACCATCGCTCGCCCCTGCGCCGGATATCGACACGAGCCCACTTCGGCCCCCtcgctcttcctctttgaaaGCATCAAAAGCAGTGATAGCAGATGCGCCAGCTCTgcgcgacgaggacggcaagaCCGTTGTTGTCACCTCCACAAACGCTGTGGTTCCCTAG
- a CDS encoding putative l-fucose permease, with the protein MGVAQVLRSRSALRVNNKSTTSAATLTLRQSLWPLALVTILFFMWGFAYGLLDTLNKHFQNTLNITRTRSSGLQAAYFGAYPLASLGYANWILRHYGYKAVFIFGLTLYGIGALCMWPAGLNRSFGGFCAATFVIGSGLGSLETAANPYLAVCGPPKYAELRINLAQAFNGIGTCVAPTLASYVFFTDTQDDVSALKSVQWVYLAIGIFVFLLAGVFYLSNIPEVTDEDMAFQVAETHVDEQEKPLWKQYKLFHAALAQFTYTGAQVGIAGYFINYAVETWPGTSSATGSKYLAGAQGAFTVGRFSGALLMKYMRARWVFLAYLSGVVAFLAASITQREQNGIAMLFVTMFFESVCFPTIVALGIRGLGRHYKRGSGFIVGGVCGGAVVPPLLGHVADMHNSTGFAMIVPTMFMVAAWTYAVAVNFVPAYRDTVDKVGDSQIGLTEGGGAGVMKDIEARGMEKSAEGSVQIEH; encoded by the exons ATGGGGGTCGCTCAGGTTCTCAGATCCCGCTCGGCGCTCCGGGTGAACAATAAGAGTACCACCTCTGCAGCTACGCTCACCTTGCGTCAGAGCCTGTGGCCCCTCGCCCTGGTCACGATTCTCTTCTTTATGTGG GGATTTGCCTATGGGCTGCTAGATACTCTTAACAAGCATTTCCAGAATACACTTAACATCACCCGGACTCGTTCTTCGGGTCTTCAGGCTGCATATTTTGG GGCATATCCACTCGCATCGCTGGGTTACGCTAACTGGATTCTGCGTCACTACGGATACAAGGCCGTCTTTATCTTTGGACTGACCCTGTATGGTATTGGAGCGCTCTGCATGTGGCCGGCCGGCCTCAATCGATCCTTTGGGGGTTTCTGCGCGGCCACATTCGTCATCGGGTCGGGGCTGGGGTCCTTAGAGACTGCTGCCAATCCGTACCTTGCTG TCTGTGGACCACCGAAGTACGCTGAATTGCGAATCAACCTTGCGCAGGCTTTCAACGGCATTGGCACCTGTGTCGCGCCAACCTTGGCCTCATACGTCTTCTTCACTGATACCCAGGACGATGTATCGGCCCTAAAGAGCGTGCAATGGGTCTACCTCGCCATCggcatcttcgtcttccttcttgctgGGGTCTTTTACCTATCCAACATCCCCGAAGTCACCGACGAGGACATGGCCTTCCAAGTTGCCGAGACCCACGTTGACGAGCAGGAAAAGCCACTCTGGAAGCAATATAAGCTGTTCCATGCTGCCTTGGCTCAATTTACATACACCGGTGCCCAAG TCGGCATCGCAGGCTATTTCATCAACTACGCCGTCGAAACCTGGCCCGGCACCTCGAGCGCCACGGGCTCAAAGTACCTCGCCGGTGCGCAGGGCGCCTTCACCGTCGGCCGCTTCTCCGGCGCCTTGCTCATGAAATACATGCGTGCCCGCTGGGTCTTCCTGGCATATCTTTCGGGCGTGGTGGCGTTCCTCGCTGCGTCTATCACCCAAAGGGAGCAGAATGGAATTG CCATGCTTTTCGTCACCATGTTCTTTGAGTCTGTCTGCTTCCCCACCATCGTCGCCCTGGGTATCCGCGGCCTGGGCCGCCACTACAAACGCGGGTCTGGCTTCATCGTCGGCGGTGTTTGCGGTGGTGCCGTCGTGCCGCCCCTCCTGGGCCATGTGGCCGACATGCACAACAGCACGGGCTTCGCTATGATTGTCCCCACGATGTTCATGGTTGCTGCGTGGACGTATGCTGTCGCCGTCAATTTTGTGCCTGCGTACCGCGATACGGTCGACAAGGTCGGCGACAGCCAGATCGGGCTGACCGAGGGTGGCGGAGCTGGCGTGATGAAGGACATTGAGGCTCGGGGGATGGAGAAGTCGGCGGAGGGGTCTGTTCAAATCGAGCATTGA
- a CDS encoding calcium-transporting ATPase: MERSFLHSPAEVLEHFGVSERAGLSQDQVVRSRQKYGPNALAEDPPTPLWELVLEQFKDQLVLILLGSAAVSFVLALFEEGDDWTAFVDPVVILTILILNAVVGVTQESSAEKAIAALQEYSANEATVVRDGKTQRIKAEDLVPGDIIHIGVGDRVPADCRLLAIQSNSFRVDQAVLTGESESVSKDTRSIKDEQAVKQDQTNILFSGTSVVNGHATAIVVLTGASTAIGGIHESITSQISEPTPLKQKLNDFGDMLAKVITVICVLVWLINVEHFNDPAHGGWAKGAIYYLKIAVSLGVAAIPEGLAVVITTCLALGTRKMAAKNAVVRSLPSVETLGSCSVICSDKTGTLTTNQMSVEKLVYLNASGDDLEEIDVEGTTFAPEGKLSRNGKVLQNLAVTSSTVRQMAEVMALCNSATLAHDPKSGTFSCIGEPTEGALRVLVEKIGTDDMATNEKLFRLPASQRLHVSSAHYESRLPLLATYEFSRDRKSMSVLVTKDKAQRLLVKGAPESILERCSYVLLGPDGPRVPLTRVYSDLLAREVVEYGNRGLRVIALASVDDIADNPLLHNAQTTEEYAQLERNMTLIGLVGMLDPPRTEVADSVKKCRAAGIRVIVITGDNRNTAESICRQIGVFGEDEDLTGKSFTGREFDALSESEKLEAVKKASLFSRTEPSHKSKLVDLLQSLGHVVAMTGDGVNDAPALKKADIGVAMGTGTDVAKLAADMVLTDDNFATITVAVEEGRSIYSNTQQFIRYLISSNIGEVVSIFLTAALGMPEALIPVQLLWVNLVTDGLPATALSFNPPDHDVMRRAPRKRDEPLVGGWLLFRYLAIGTYVGAATVFGYIWWFVYNPEGPQISFWQLSHFHKCSAQFPEIGCEMFSNEMSRSASTVSLSILVVIEMLNAMNALSSSESLLAFPLWNNMMLVYAIILSMTLHFAILYIPFLQTLFSILPLNWTEWKAVLAISAPVVAIDELLKYAERRLYTLPAIAGEQQNGVAFKPKKA, translated from the exons ATGGAGCGAtcttttctccattctccagcagAAGTGCTGGAGCACTTTGGAGTCTCAGAGCGTGCTGGTCTGTCCCAGGATCAGGTCGTGAGATCTAGGCAGAAGTATGGCCCAAATG CTCTCGCGGAAGATCCACCGACCCCTCTCTGGGAACTTGTGCTAGAACAATTTAAGGACCAACtggtcctcatcctcttaGGCTCCGCTGCTGTGTCTTTTGTACTGGCTCTTTTTGAGGAAGGTGACGACTGGACAGCGTTTGTTGACCCTGTTGTG ATTTTGACCATTCTGATCCTCAATGCTGTCGTCGGTGTCACGCAGGAGAGCAGCGCGGAGAAGGCAATTGCTGCTCTTCAAGAATACTCTGCAAATGAAGCAACAGTGGTTCGTGATGGCAAAACCCAGCGTATTAAGGCGGAAGATCTCGTCCCTGGAGATATCATTCACATCGGAGTTGGTGACCGCGTTCCGGCCGACTGCAGACTGCTAGCTATTCAAAGCAACAGTTTCCGCGTCGACCAAGCGGTCCTGACGGGCGAAAGTGAGAGTGTCTCCAAGGATACCCGCTCGATCAAGGATGAACAGGCCGTCAAGCAAGACCAGACAAATATCCTATTCTCGGGCACTTCGGTTGTCAATGGCCATGCTACTGCTATTGTTGTGTTGACTGGTGCTTCGACTGCTATTGGTGGCATCCACGAAAGTATCACGTCTCAGATTTCAGAGCCGACGCCACTTAAGCAGAAACTCAACGATTTTGGCGACATGCTAGCTAAGGTGATCACCGTGATCTGTGTTCTCGTCTGGCTGATCAATGTTGAGCACTTCAATGACCCGGCTCATGGTGGCTGGGCTAAGGGTGCCATTTACTATCTCAAGATTGCCGTCTCTCTGGGCGTGGCCGCCATCCCGGAGGGCTTAGCAGTAGTCATCACCACCTGTCTTGCTCTGGGTACGCGCAAGATGGCGGCTAAGAACGCCGTCGTTCGGTCTCTGCCGTCTGTCGAAACTTTGGGTAGCTGCAGTGTAATCTGCTCGGACAAAACTGGAACCTTGACTACTAATCAGATGAGCGTGGAAAAGCTTGTTTACCTCAATGCGTCCGGTGATGACCTGGAGGAGATAGACGTCGAGGGCACAACTTTTGCTCCCGAGGGCAAGCTCTCCCGTAATGGGAAGGTGTTGCAGAACCTTGCTGTAACCTCCTCTACCGTTCGCCAGATGGCTGAAGTCATGGCGCTTTGCAACAGTGCTACCCTTGCCCATGATCCGAAGAGTGGCACTTTCTCCTGTATCGGTGAACCTACCGAAGGAGCATTGAGAGTATTAGTTGAAAAGATCGGCACTGATGACATGGCTACCAATGAAAAGTTATTTCGACTGCCGGCTTCTCAGCGACTTCACGTTTCGAGTGCCCACTACGAATCACGCCTACCACTGCTGGCTACATATGAATTTTCCCGCGACCGCAAGAGTATGTCTGTTCTAGTTACAAAGGACAAGGCTCAGAGGCTTCTGGTCAAGGGTGCCCCTGAATCGATCCTCGAACGCTGCTCCTATGTCCTTTTGGGACCTGATGGGCCCCGTGTCCCTCTCACCAGAGTGTACAGTGATCTTCTTGCCAGGGAAGTTGTCGAATACGGCAACCGTGGTTTGCGCGTCATTGCTCTGGCTAGTGTCGACGATATTGCGGATAACCCCCTTTTGCACAATGCTCAAACCACCGAGGAGTACGCTCAGCTGGAAAGGAACATGACTCTGATTGGCCTTGTTGGAATGCTAGACCCTCCCCGCACCGAGGTTGCTGACTCCGTGAAGAAATGCCGTGCCGCTGGTATTCGCGTGATTGTTATCACCGGTGACAACCGCAACACTGCTGAATCTATTTGCCGTCAAATTGGTGTCTTtggtgaggatgaggacctTACGGGCAAAAGCTTCACTGGCCGGGAATTCGACGCCCTCTCGGAAAGTGAAAAGCTCGAGGCCGTCAAGAAGGCGTCTCTATTCTCACGTACTGAGCCGAGCCACAAGTCCAAGCtggtcgatcttcttcaatctctgGGCCATGTGGTTGCAATGACTGGCGACGGTGTCAACGATGCTCCTGCTTTGAAGAAGGCCGACATTGGTGTTGCCATGGGTACTGGAACGGATGTTGCTAAGCTCGCCGCTGATATGGTTCTGACTGACGACAACTTTGCGACAATCACCGTTGCCGTCGAAGAGGGCAGATCGATCTACAGCAATACCCAGCAATTCATTCGCTACCTGATCTCCTCAAACATTGGAGAGGTTGTATCTATCTTCTTGACCGCAGCTCTGGGTATGCCCGAAGCATTGATCCCGGTCCAGCTCCTCTGGGTGAACCTGGTCACTGATGGGTTGCCTGCTACCGCTTTGTCGTTCAACCCTCCTGACCATGATGTGATGAGACGCGCGCCCAGAAAGCGCGATGAGCCTCTTGTGGGCGGCTGGCTACTTTTCAGATACCTGGCCATCGGCACGTACGTCGGTGCTGCTACTGTTTTTGGTTACATATGGTGGTTTGTTTATAATCCAGAGGGACCTCAGATCTCCTTTTGGCAGCTG TCCCATTTCCACAAGTGCTCCGCTCAATTCCCCGAGATTGGCTGCGAGATGTTCTCCAACGAGATGTCGCGGTCTGCATCCACCGTGTCGCTCTCAATCCTTGTGGTTATTGAGATGTTGAACGCCATGAACGCGCTCTCATCCAGCGAGTCACTCCTCGCCTTCCCTCTTTGGAACAATATGATGCTGGTGTACGCCATCATTCTGTCAATGACCCTCCATTTCGCCATTCTGTATATTCCATTCTTGCAGACATTGTTCTCTATTTTGCCGTTGAACTGGACTGAATGGAAGGCGGTTCTGGCTATCAGCGCTCCTGTTGT GGCCATTGATGAGCTACTTAAATATGCGGAGCGCCGCCTGTACACTCTCCCTGCAATTGCAGGGGAACAGCAGAATGGAGTGGCAttcaagcccaagaaggcgTAG
- a CDS encoding 14-3-3 adaptor artA-like protein, which translates to MTSERENKTFLARLCEQAERYDEMVTYMKEVAKIGGELSVDERNLLSVAYKNVVGTRRASWRIISSIEQKEESKGSEQHVAIIRDYRQKIETELEKVCQDVLDVLDESLIPKAETGESKVFYYKMKGDYHRYLAEFASGNKRKVAATAAHEAYKNATDVAQTDLTPTHPIRLGLALNFSVFYYEILNSPDRACHLAKQAFDDAIAELDSLSEESYRDSTLIMQLLRDNLTLWTSSDGNEAEGAAAKEDKTEEEPTPAAEEKPEEAKPAPTES; encoded by the exons ATGACTTCTGAG CGTGAGAA CAAGACTTTCCTCGCAAGGCTCTGCGAGCAGGCCGAGCGCTATGATG AGATGGTTACCTACATGAAG GAAGTCGCCAAG ATTGGAGGCGAACTTTCCGTCGACGAGCGTAACCTCCTCTCCGTTGCCTACAAAAACGTGGTCGGGACCCGCCGTGCCTCCTGGCgtatcatctcctccatcgaGCAGAAGGAGGAATCCAAGGGCTCCGAGCAGCACGTTGCCATTATCCGTGACTACCGCCAGAAGATCGAGAccgagctggagaaggtctGCCAGGATGTCCTCGACGTTCTGGATGAGTCTCTCATCCCCAAGGCCGAAACTGGCGAGTCCAAGGTCTTCTACTACAAGAT GAAGGGCGACTACCACCGTTACCTCGCTGAATTTGCTTCTGGTAACAAGCGCAAGGTCGCTGCTACTGCCGCCCATGAGGCTTACAAG AACGCCACCGATGTTGCCCAGACCGACCTCACCCCTACCCACCCCATCCGTCTTGGTCTCGCTCTGAACTTCTCCGTTTTCTACTACGAGATTCTGAACTCGCCCGACCGTGCCTGCCACCTTGCCAAGCAGGCTTTCGAcgatgccattgccgagCTCGACTCTCTTTCCGAGGAGAGCTACCGTGATAGCACCCTGATCATGCAGCTGTTGCGTGATAACCTCACTCTGTGGACCTCTTCTGACGGCAACGAGGCCGAGGGTGCCGCTGCTAAGGAGGacaagaccgaggaggaacccACCCccgctgctgaagagaagCCTGAGGAGGCCAAGCCTGCTCCTACCGAGTCTTAA
- the hcr1 gene encoding eukaryotic translation initiation factor 3 subunit J: protein MAPSKWDDEEDSSPPPPPPVVARRKFDDEEEEDVLDSWDAAEDSEVEREKAAKAAAAAAKAEAEAAAKKKSKAQRIEERKQERKKLAEANESDEDSEEDEAARRARLRRTEKEGDLKHAQDLFEDIDLNRNRGTPKAIVISDSADPTQAVDLSAMPLFKPTTKDQFTRLTSTLIPLLTAHSKKPHYALWAQEFTKQLVKELNSGDVKKIASALTTISNEKMREERAADKGNKKTKAAKTKVSLVASRDNKIDATPYDDDGLDDDDFM from the exons ATGGCGCCTTCAAAGTGGG atgatgaggaagacagCAGCCCGCCCCCGCCCCCGCCGGTGGTGGCCAGACGCAAGTtcgacgatgaggaggaggaagat GTCCTTGACTCGTGGGACGCCGCCGAAGACTCAGAAGTAGAGCGGGAAAAGGCCGCAAAGGCTGCAGCGGCGGCAGCCAAGGCCGAAGCCGAGGCggccgcgaagaagaagagcaaggcACAGCGGATAGAGGAGCGCAAGCAGGAGCGAAAGAAACTGGCCGAGGCGAAcgagagcgacgaggacagcgaagaggacgaggcggCGAGGCGGGCCCGTCTGCGCCGcacggagaaggagggtgaCCTCAAGCACGCGCAGGACCTGTTCGAGGACATCGACCTGAACCGTAACCGTGGCACCCCCAAGGCGATTGTCATCAGCGACTCGGCCGATCCCACGCAGGCCGTCGACCTCTCCGCCATGCCACTGTTCAAGCCTACAACCAAGGACCAGTTCACCCGGCTGACCAGCACGCTGATCCCCCTGCTGACGGCGCACTCGAAGAAACCTCACTATGCCCTGTGGGCGCAGGAGTTCACCAAGCAGCTTGTCAAGGAGCTTAACAGCGGTGATGTCAAGAAGATTGCCAGTGCCCTCACCACTATCAGCAacgagaagatgagagaggagCGTGCCGCCGACAAAGgcaacaagaagaccaaggctGCCAAGACCAAGGTTTCTCTCGTTGCTAGCAGAGACAACAAGATTGATGCCACAccttatgatgatgatggactggacgatgacgactTCATGTGA
- the aspf22 gene encoding enolase acuN, giving the protein MPISKIHARSVYDSRGNPTVEVDVVTETGLHRAIVPSGASTGQHEAHELRDGDKTQWGGKGVLKAVKNVNETIGPALIKENIDVKDQSKVDEFLNKLDGTANKSNLGANAILGVSLAVAKAGAAEKGVPLYAHISDLAGTKKPYVLPVPFQNVLNGGSHAGGRLAFQEFMIVPDSAPSFSEALRQGAEVYQKLKALAKKKYGQSAGNVGDEGGVAPDIQTAEEALDLITEAIEQAGYTGKIKIAMDVASSEFYKADVKKYDLDFKNPESDPSKWLTYEQLADLYKSLAAKYPIVSIEDPFAEDDWEAWSYFYKTSDFQIVGDDLTVTNPGRIKKAIELKSCNALLLKVNQIGTLTESIQAAKDSYADNWGVMVSHRSGETEDVTIADIAVGLRSGQIKTGAPCRSERLAKLNQILRIEEELGENAVYAGSKFRTAVNL; this is encoded by the exons ATGCCTATCTCCAAGATCCACGCTCGTTCCGTGTACGACTCTCGCGGTAACCCCACCGTTGAGGTGGACGTTGTCACCGAGACCGGTTTGCACCGTGCTATTGTTCCTTCTGGAGCTTCCACCG GCCAGCACGAGGCTCACGAGCTCCGTGACGGTGATAAGACCCAGTGGGGCGGCAAGG GTGTCCTCAAGGCTGTCAAGAATGTCAACGAGACCATTGGCCCTGctctcatcaaggagaacatCGATGTGAAGGACCAGTCTAAGGTCGACGAGTTCCTTAACAAGCTTGACGGGACTGCCAACAAGTCCAACCTCGGTGCTAATGCCATCCTCGGTGTCAGCTTGGCTGTTGCCAaggctggtgctgctgagAAGGGTGTCCCTCTCTACGCTCACATCTCCGACCTTGCCGGTACCAAGAAGCCCTATGTCCTTCCCGTTCCCTTCCAGAACGTCCTGAACGGCGGCTCTCACGCCGGTGGTCGCCTCGCTTTCCAGGAGTTCATGATCGTCCCTGA CTCCgctccctctttctccgAGGCCCTCCGCCAGGGTGCTGAGGTCTAccagaagctcaaggctctggccaagaagaagtacGGCCAGTCCGCTGGCAACGTTGGTGACGAGGGTGGTGTTGCTCCCGATATTCAGACCGCCGAGGAGGCTCTCGACCTGATCACCGAGGCCATCGAGCAGGCCGGCTACACcggcaagatcaagatcGCTATGGACGTTGCCTCCAGCGAGTTCTACAAGGCCGACGTCAAGAAGTACGACCTTGACTTCAAGAACCCCGAGAGCGACCCCTCCAAGTGGCTCACCTACGAGCAGCTTGCCGACCTCTACAAGTCCCTTGCTGCCAAGTACCCCATTGTCAGCATTGAGGACCCCTTCGCTGAGGATGATTGGGAGGCCTGGAGCTACTTCTACAAGACCTCCGACTTCCAGATTGTTGGTGATGACCTGACTGTTACCAACCCTGGGCGTATCAAGAAGGCCATCGAGCTCAAGTCCTGCAACGCCCTCCTGCTCAAGGTCAACCAGATCGGTACCCTCACCGAGTCCATCCAGGCCGCCAAGGACTCCTACGCCGACAACTGGGGTGTCATGGTCTCCCACCGCTCTGGTGAGACTGAGGACGTCACCATTGCCGACATTGCTGTCGGTCTGCGCTCTGGCCAGATCAAGACCGGTGCTCCTTGCCGTTCCGAGCGTCTGGCTAAGCTGAACCAGATCCTCCGtatcgaggaggagctcggCGAGAATGCCGTCTACGCTGGTTCCAAGTTCCGCACTGCCGTCAACCTGTAA